A single Curtobacterium sp. MCJR17_020 DNA region contains:
- a CDS encoding MaoC family dehydratase N-terminal domain-containing protein has translation MSVNPELVGRTFPPAQPYLVGREKVREFSRAVFATNPVHHEPDAARAAGYADVVAPPTFAVVVQEATLAQLLAEPDAGIDFSRVVHGEQSFTYDRPIVAGDELTATLTVTSVKTLGGNAMVTAQSTMNDAAGEHVVTATSTLVVRGDDA, from the coding sequence GTGTCAGTGAACCCCGAGCTCGTCGGCAGGACGTTCCCGCCGGCCCAGCCCTACCTGGTCGGTCGCGAGAAGGTGCGCGAGTTCTCGCGCGCGGTGTTCGCGACCAACCCCGTCCACCACGAACCCGACGCCGCCCGCGCCGCCGGGTACGCCGACGTCGTCGCCCCGCCGACCTTCGCGGTCGTCGTGCAGGAAGCCACGCTCGCGCAGCTCCTGGCCGAGCCGGACGCCGGCATCGACTTCTCCCGTGTCGTCCACGGTGAGCAGTCCTTCACCTACGACCGGCCCATCGTGGCCGGCGACGAACTCACCGCGACCCTGACCGTGACGAGCGTCAAGACGCTCGGCGGCAACGCGATGGTCACGGCCCAGAGCACCATGAACGACGCCGCGGGGGAGCACGTCGTCACGGCGACGTCGACCCTCGTGGTCCGAGGAGACGACGCATGA
- a CDS encoding Pr6Pr family membrane protein, which produces MRTFVNSLRLIAVIAVVVAIVAQWLVSSKTGAYSPWNFFGYFTIQSNVIIAVALAVTLVASARRKRGDLRVSLLRGAGTVYIATTGIVYNTLLTNVDVSANVQWSNDVLHKVIPAYAVLDWLLFSDRSKLLLRHVWWFLIYPAVWTIVILIRGATDGWVPYPFLDPAQGYGVVAIYCVGVGVSIGLLGVLVVGMSRLRLVKV; this is translated from the coding sequence GTGCGCACCTTCGTCAACTCGCTCCGGTTGATCGCCGTCATCGCCGTCGTCGTCGCGATCGTCGCCCAGTGGCTCGTCAGCTCGAAGACGGGCGCCTACAGCCCCTGGAACTTCTTCGGCTACTTCACGATCCAGTCGAACGTCATCATCGCCGTGGCCCTGGCGGTCACCCTCGTCGCCTCGGCCCGCCGCAAGCGTGGGGATCTGCGGGTGAGCCTGCTCCGGGGCGCCGGCACGGTCTACATCGCCACGACCGGGATCGTCTACAACACCCTGCTGACGAACGTGGACGTGTCGGCGAACGTCCAGTGGTCGAACGACGTGCTGCACAAGGTCATCCCCGCGTACGCGGTCCTCGACTGGCTGCTGTTCTCGGACCGGTCGAAGCTGCTCCTCCGCCACGTCTGGTGGTTCTTGATCTACCCGGCGGTGTGGACGATCGTCATCCTGATCCGCGGCGCGACCGACGGCTGGGTGCCGTACCCGTTCCTCGACCCCGCGCAGGGCTACGGCGTCGTGGCGATCTACTGCGTCGGCGTGGGCGTCTCGATCGGGTTGCTCGGCGTCCTGGTCGTGGGGATGAGTCGGCTGCGACTCGTCAAGGTCTAG
- a CDS encoding UDP-N-acetylmuramate dehydrogenase — MHEPVLADLTTLGVGGPATRLLTATTTDELVAHTQTAWDDHEWLVLGGGSNVLVADSGFDGTVVLVRTTGVDADTDADGVTVRVAAGEPWDAFVATTVANGWTGLEALSGIPGTVGAAPVQNIGAYGVELSDVLTRVEFLDAATGERTWVPAAELALGYRTSTLKHGRRGVVLTVEFRLGTAGEHGVPVRYAQLAGSLGVDLGALVEPATVRDEVLRLRASKGMVLDADDRDTWSAGSFFTNPIVSAAFAETLPTDAPRWPAGDDVKLSAAWLIEHAGVHRGYAVPGSRAAISSKHTLALTNRGGATAAQVAELARYVQVTVLNRFGVSLVPEPVVVGDLLD; from the coding sequence GTGCACGAGCCGGTGCTCGCCGACCTCACGACGCTCGGCGTCGGCGGGCCGGCCACGCGGCTGCTCACGGCCACGACGACCGACGAGCTCGTCGCCCACACGCAGACCGCGTGGGACGACCACGAGTGGCTGGTCCTCGGCGGCGGCAGCAACGTGCTGGTCGCCGACTCCGGCTTCGACGGCACCGTCGTCCTGGTCCGCACCACGGGCGTGGACGCCGACACGGACGCCGACGGCGTCACCGTCCGCGTCGCGGCCGGCGAACCCTGGGACGCGTTCGTCGCCACCACCGTCGCGAACGGCTGGACCGGCCTGGAGGCCCTCAGCGGCATCCCGGGCACCGTCGGCGCCGCCCCCGTGCAGAACATCGGCGCCTACGGGGTCGAGCTCTCCGACGTGCTCACCCGGGTCGAGTTCCTCGATGCGGCCACGGGGGAGCGCACGTGGGTGCCCGCGGCCGAGCTGGCGCTCGGCTACCGCACGTCGACCCTCAAGCACGGACGCCGCGGTGTGGTGCTGACGGTCGAGTTCCGCCTCGGCACAGCGGGTGAACACGGCGTCCCGGTGCGGTACGCCCAGCTCGCCGGTTCGCTCGGGGTCGACCTCGGTGCCCTCGTGGAACCCGCGACGGTCCGCGACGAGGTCCTGCGCCTCCGCGCCTCGAAGGGCATGGTGCTCGACGCCGACGACCGGGACACCTGGAGCGCCGGGTCGTTCTTCACGAACCCGATCGTCTCCGCGGCCTTCGCCGAGACCCTCCCCACCGACGCGCCACGCTGGCCGGCCGGCGACGACGTCAAGCTCAGCGCCGCCTGGCTCATCGAGCACGCCGGGGTGCACCGTGGCTACGCCGTGCCGGGGTCGCGCGCGGCGATCTCGTCGAAGCACACCCTGGCCCTGACGAACCGTGGCGGCGCGACGGCGGCCCAGGTGGCCGAGCTCGCACGGTACGTGCAGGTCACGGTCCTGAACCGCTTCGGCGTGTCACTCGTGCCGGAGCCCGTCGTGGTCGGGGACCTGCTCGACTGA
- the nusG gene encoding transcription termination/antitermination protein NusG, whose product MSDYSRDDIDLATAAEQSSEVEENQEGDVETGEERSAESAEERAISVESEDDESLGIDEELTALQESKDPEADAVVEDALEIDSADEAEAAVEAVEDEEEIELESETAEEANETLAADEAIDAEDDDAEEAEVDPYEAFKVELRMKPGKWYVIHSYAGFERRVKSNIENRMVSMSMEESIYQVEVPMEDVVEIKNGQRKLVTRVRIPSYVLVRMDLNEDSWSVVRHTPGVTGFVGNAHNPTPLRFDEAFGMLKSLVQVAEAAPTKGGSKSGGSLQAQPAAEVDFEVGETITIKEGSFAGLPGSISEIKPESGKLTVLVSLFERETPVELSFDQVTKL is encoded by the coding sequence GTGTCTGACTACTCCCGCGACGACATCGACCTCGCGACGGCTGCCGAGCAGTCCTCCGAGGTCGAGGAGAACCAGGAAGGCGACGTCGAGACCGGCGAGGAGCGCTCCGCCGAGTCCGCCGAGGAGCGCGCGATCTCCGTCGAGTCCGAGGACGACGAGTCCCTCGGCATCGACGAGGAGCTGACGGCACTGCAGGAGTCCAAGGACCCCGAGGCCGACGCCGTCGTCGAGGACGCCCTCGAGATCGACTCCGCTGACGAGGCCGAGGCCGCCGTCGAGGCGGTCGAGGACGAGGAAGAGATCGAACTCGAGTCCGAGACCGCCGAAGAGGCGAACGAAACCCTCGCCGCCGACGAAGCGATCGACGCCGAGGACGACGACGCCGAAGAGGCCGAGGTCGACCCGTACGAGGCCTTCAAGGTCGAGCTGCGGATGAAGCCGGGCAAGTGGTACGTCATCCACTCCTACGCGGGCTTCGAGCGCCGCGTGAAGTCGAACATCGAGAACCGCATGGTGTCGATGTCGATGGAGGAGTCGATCTACCAGGTCGAGGTCCCGATGGAGGACGTCGTCGAGATCAAGAACGGGCAGCGCAAGCTGGTCACCCGCGTCCGGATCCCCTCGTACGTGCTCGTCCGCATGGACCTCAACGAGGACTCGTGGTCCGTCGTCCGGCACACCCCCGGTGTCACCGGCTTCGTCGGCAACGCCCACAACCCGACGCCGCTCCGTTTCGACGAGGCGTTCGGCATGCTCAAGTCCCTCGTGCAGGTCGCCGAGGCCGCCCCGACCAAGGGTGGCTCGAAGTCCGGCGGTTCCCTGCAGGCGCAGCCCGCGGCCGAGGTCGACTTCGAGGTCGGCGAGACGATCACCATCAAGGAAGGCTCGTTCGCGGGCCTGCCGGGTTCGATCTCCGAGATCAAGCCGGAGAGCGGCAAGCTCACCGTCCTCGTCTCGCTGTTCGAGCGCGAGACCCCGGTCGAGCTCAGCTTCGACCAGGTCACGAAGCTCTAG
- the rplK gene encoding 50S ribosomal protein L11, with amino-acid sequence MAPKKKVTGLIKLQINAGAANPAPPIGPALGQHGVNIMEFCKAYNAATESQRGNVVPVEITVYEDRSFTFVLKTPPAAELIKKAAGVQKGSATPHTVKVAKISMDQVRQIAETKQADLNANDIEQAAKIIAGTARSMGITVEA; translated from the coding sequence ATGGCACCGAAGAAGAAGGTCACGGGCCTGATCAAGCTGCAGATCAACGCGGGAGCCGCCAACCCGGCCCCGCCGATCGGTCCGGCACTCGGTCAGCACGGCGTCAACATCATGGAGTTCTGCAAGGCGTACAACGCGGCGACCGAGTCGCAGCGTGGCAACGTCGTGCCGGTCGAGATCACCGTCTACGAGGACCGTTCGTTCACGTTCGTCCTGAAGACCCCGCCGGCCGCTGAGCTCATCAAGAAGGCTGCTGGAGTGCAGAAGGGGTCTGCGACCCCGCACACGGTCAAGGTCGCGAAGATCTCGATGGACCAGGTCCGTCAGATCGCCGAGACCAAGCAGGCCGACCTGAACGCCAACGACATCGAGCAGGCCGCGAAGATCATCGCCGGCACCGCACGCTCGATGGGCATCACGGTCGAGGCCTAA
- a CDS encoding Gfo/Idh/MocA family oxidoreductase: MTDTTASTALDSSTRTGRVGVGVIGAGVISDQYLSNLTVFPDVEVRFIADIDLPRAAAQAEKWGVAGSGTVEELLADDDIEIVVNLTIPAAHVEVALQVLAAGKHVWGEKPYALDRESATELRDAARAAGKTVSVAPDTFLGAGLQTALRTIRDGRIGKPLNGLTLFQSPGPESWHPSPEFLFAYGAGPLFDIGPYYITTLVQTFGPVKKVTATASKSRATRTIGSGPKAGTVFPVDVPTNHSALIEFEDGGSAQSVFSFESDRGRTGVVEIAGETGTVVFPDPNNFDGDTELYALGAEEPETIPAVGSTYSRGTGVVDLARSLRAGDENRVPGALAFHVLDVMVSIAEAAERGEAVLVESTVSPSQTLPEGWDPAEQTLA, translated from the coding sequence ATGACCGACACCACGGCGTCCACCGCCCTCGACAGCAGCACCCGGACCGGCCGCGTCGGCGTCGGCGTCATCGGCGCCGGGGTCATCTCCGACCAGTACCTGTCGAACCTCACCGTCTTCCCCGACGTCGAGGTCCGCTTCATCGCCGACATCGACCTGCCGCGCGCAGCCGCCCAGGCCGAGAAGTGGGGCGTCGCCGGGTCGGGCACCGTCGAGGAGCTCCTGGCCGACGACGACATCGAGATCGTCGTCAACCTCACGATCCCGGCAGCCCACGTCGAGGTCGCCCTGCAGGTCCTCGCCGCCGGCAAGCACGTGTGGGGCGAGAAGCCCTACGCCCTCGACCGCGAGAGCGCGACCGAACTCCGTGACGCCGCACGCGCCGCGGGCAAGACCGTCAGCGTCGCACCCGACACCTTCCTCGGTGCCGGCCTGCAGACCGCGCTCCGCACCATCCGCGACGGCCGCATCGGCAAGCCGCTCAACGGCCTGACGCTCTTCCAGAGCCCCGGCCCGGAGTCCTGGCACCCGAGCCCCGAGTTCCTCTTCGCGTACGGTGCCGGCCCGCTGTTCGACATCGGCCCGTACTACATCACCACCCTGGTGCAGACGTTCGGTCCGGTGAAGAAGGTCACGGCGACGGCGTCGAAGTCCCGCGCCACGCGCACGATCGGCTCCGGCCCGAAGGCGGGCACCGTGTTCCCCGTCGACGTCCCGACGAACCACTCCGCGCTGATCGAGTTCGAGGACGGCGGGAGCGCGCAGAGCGTCTTCTCGTTCGAGTCGGACCGCGGCCGCACCGGCGTCGTCGAGATCGCGGGCGAGACCGGCACCGTCGTGTTCCCGGACCCGAACAACTTCGACGGCGACACCGAGCTGTACGCGCTCGGTGCCGAGGAGCCCGAGACGATCCCCGCGGTCGGCTCCACCTACTCGCGCGGCACCGGCGTGGTCGACCTCGCCCGCTCGCTCCGCGCAGGCGACGAGAACCGTGTCCCCGGTGCCCTCGCCTTCCACGTCCTCGACGTGATGGTCTCCATCGCCGAGGCGGCAGAACGTGGCGAGGCGGTGCTCGTCGAGAGCACCGTGTCGCCCTCCCAGACCCTCCCCGAGGGTTGGGACCCCGCGGAGCAGACCCTGGCCTGA
- a CDS encoding sugar phosphate isomerase/epimerase: MTQPISVQLYTVRDALSADLPGTLQRIADIGYTNVEAFGFVDNADELAAALRDAGLAAPSGHARLLDAGEQDLERIFHASVTVGLGTLIDPHIDEARWTTREDVEAIARELSALAPRAADHGLVLGYHNHAFEFSNRIDGVSAYEVFADALSDDVVLELDTYWVKVGGDDPVAIIGKYGDKIEFLHVKDGDGSHDDDKQVAVGNGIMPIREILAAAPDALHVVELDGHEGDVFQAVADSYTFLEGARA; encoded by the coding sequence GTGACCCAACCGATCTCGGTTCAGCTCTACACCGTCCGCGACGCCCTCTCGGCCGACCTGCCCGGCACGCTCCAGCGCATCGCCGACATCGGCTACACGAACGTCGAGGCCTTCGGCTTCGTCGACAACGCCGACGAACTCGCCGCCGCGCTGCGCGACGCCGGCCTCGCCGCCCCGAGCGGACACGCACGACTGCTGGACGCCGGCGAGCAGGACCTCGAGCGGATCTTCCACGCGAGCGTCACCGTCGGACTCGGCACCCTGATCGACCCGCACATCGACGAGGCCCGCTGGACCACCCGCGAGGACGTCGAGGCCATCGCCCGCGAACTGAGCGCCCTCGCCCCCCGCGCCGCCGACCACGGCCTGGTCCTCGGCTACCACAACCACGCGTTCGAGTTCTCGAACCGCATCGACGGTGTCAGCGCCTACGAGGTCTTCGCCGACGCGCTCTCCGACGACGTCGTGCTCGAGCTCGACACCTACTGGGTCAAGGTCGGCGGTGACGACCCGGTGGCGATCATCGGCAAGTACGGCGACAAGATCGAGTTCCTGCACGTCAAGGACGGCGACGGCTCGCACGACGACGACAAGCAGGTCGCCGTGGGCAACGGCATCATGCCGATCCGCGAGATCCTCGCCGCCGCACCCGACGCACTCCACGTCGTCGAGCTCGACGGCCACGAGGGCGACGTCTTCCAGGCGGTCGCCGACTCCTACACGTTCCTCGAGGGGGCCCGCGCATGA
- a CDS encoding YqaJ viral recombinase family protein produces the protein MTIVQPTLWGDLDPGLGPREPVPERREAAGGPSSWGEARPGSLAPAAVPGRDAFTALRGHTERIVAHSSDRFAWLRARAAGITATDVARLASLHAVEAVVTEKRYGSRFSGNAFTEHGKDREPHIAAWVAATHGIQPSAHLFHAAANRAHLATPDGVGVQGSRVVLAEIKTTAKGWRSIPRHYLRQIWWQQYVLGADRTLFVWERHDGFVPVADEPECRWVDRDDDQIRELVQLADLVLDKLRDFRS, from the coding sequence GTGACGATCGTGCAGCCCACCCTGTGGGGCGACCTGGACCCCGGACTGGGCCCACGCGAGCCGGTACCCGAGCGTCGCGAAGCGGCGGGCGGGCCGAGCTCGTGGGGAGAGGCCCGTCCCGGGTCGCTCGCGCCGGCTGCGGTCCCGGGGCGCGACGCGTTCACCGCCCTGCGCGGCCACACCGAGCGGATCGTCGCGCACTCCTCGGACCGCTTCGCCTGGCTCCGCGCCCGCGCCGCGGGCATCACCGCGACCGACGTCGCGCGGCTCGCCTCGCTGCACGCGGTCGAGGCCGTCGTCACCGAGAAGCGCTACGGCTCACGGTTCTCCGGCAACGCGTTCACCGAGCACGGCAAGGACCGCGAGCCCCACATCGCCGCCTGGGTCGCGGCCACGCACGGCATCCAGCCCTCGGCGCACCTGTTCCACGCCGCTGCGAACCGGGCGCACCTCGCAACCCCGGACGGCGTCGGGGTCCAGGGCTCGCGGGTGGTGCTCGCCGAGATCAAGACCACCGCGAAGGGCTGGCGGAGCATCCCCCGGCACTACCTGCGGCAGATCTGGTGGCAGCAGTACGTCCTCGGTGCCGATCGCACCCTGTTCGTCTGGGAGCGCCACGACGGCTTCGTCCCCGTCGCCGACGAGCCCGAGTGCCGCTGGGTCGACCGCGACGACGACCAGATCCGAGAGCTCGTGCAGCTCGCCGACCTGGTGCTCGACAAGCTGCGCGACTTCCGTTCCTAG
- the rplA gene encoding 50S ribosomal protein L1 → MAKKSKAYEAAAAKIEADKFYTPTEAVALAKETGSAKTDSTVEVALKLGVDPRKADQMVRGTVILPHGTGKTARVIVFATGAAAEAAIAAGADEVGGDELIAKVAEGYTAFDSAVATPELMGKVGRLGKVLGPRGLMPNPKTGTVTPNVAQAVNDIKGGKIEFRVDKHANVHFVVGKASFTPEQLDENISTALEEINRLKPSSSKGRYVMKGAVSTTFGPGIPLDVNSI, encoded by the coding sequence ATGGCGAAGAAGTCCAAGGCCTACGAAGCCGCGGCCGCGAAGATCGAGGCCGACAAGTTCTACACCCCGACCGAGGCAGTCGCCCTGGCCAAGGAGACCGGTTCTGCGAAGACCGACTCCACGGTCGAGGTCGCACTGAAGCTCGGCGTCGACCCGCGCAAGGCGGACCAGATGGTCCGCGGCACGGTCATCCTGCCGCACGGCACGGGCAAGACCGCCCGCGTCATCGTGTTCGCGACGGGTGCAGCGGCCGAGGCCGCGATCGCAGCCGGCGCCGACGAGGTCGGTGGCGACGAGCTCATCGCGAAGGTCGCCGAGGGCTACACCGCCTTCGACTCCGCCGTCGCGACGCCCGAGCTCATGGGCAAGGTCGGTCGTCTCGGCAAGGTGCTCGGCCCGCGTGGCCTCATGCCGAACCCGAAGACCGGCACCGTGACCCCGAACGTGGCGCAGGCCGTCAACGACATAAAGGGCGGCAAGATCGAGTTCCGCGTCGACAAGCACGCCAACGTGCACTTCGTCGTCGGCAAGGCCTCGTTCACGCCGGAGCAGCTCGACGAGAACATCTCGACCGCGCTCGAGGAGATCAACCGCCTCAAGCCGAGCTCCTCGAAGGGCCGTTACGTCATGAAGGGCGCCGTCTCGACGACCTTCGGTCCCGGCATCCCGCTGGACGTCAACAGCATCTGA
- the secE gene encoding preprotein translocase subunit SecE, which yields METTADDVVAKAKQDRAERRGPIAAIVLFIRQVIGELRKVVTPTRKELFSYTLVVLVFVVVMMILVSILDFVFGLGVGYVFGNGPTA from the coding sequence ATGGAGACGACGGCGGACGACGTCGTCGCCAAGGCGAAGCAGGACCGGGCCGAGCGCCGGGGTCCGATCGCTGCCATCGTGCTCTTCATCCGTCAGGTGATCGGCGAACTGCGCAAGGTCGTGACCCCGACCCGCAAGGAGCTCTTCAGCTACACGCTGGTCGTGCTCGTCTTCGTCGTCGTGATGATGATCCTGGTGTCGATCCTCGACTTCGTGTTCGGTCTCGGCGTCGGGTACGTCTTCGGCAACGGGCCCACGGCCTGA
- a CDS encoding ROK family transcriptional regulator: protein MVDLTRTAASPPVGTSELFQILRDGVPRTRAELAALTGLARSTIGVRLDALIEVGLVGPVDTAVSTGGRPPAQVALKPRARLVIAADLGASHGRVAVTDLVAAPLATREARIDIAAGPVETLSWLVATIDELLDEVGRARQDVIAIGIGVPGPVEFSTGRPANPPIMPGWDGFDVPSWLRQHIAAHVLLDNDVNIAALGEREHGWPDVDHLLFVKVATGIGSGIVSDGELQRGAQGTAGDIGHVRVSRAGDVPCHCGNTGCLEAVASGPAIARALRAKGHDAHTGADVLDLVNRSDLDAIYAVRQAGRDIGEVLATCVSLMNPSVIVLGGSITQAGEHLLAGVREVVYSRSMPLATEHLVIAQSRAGSLAALQGAAALAIGYALSPAGVDELVAYAEGRELVS, encoded by the coding sequence ATGGTCGACTTGACTCGGACGGCAGCGTCGCCTCCGGTCGGGACGAGCGAGCTCTTCCAGATCCTCCGCGACGGCGTGCCGCGGACCCGGGCCGAGCTCGCCGCACTGACAGGACTCGCACGCTCCACCATCGGCGTGCGCCTGGACGCCCTCATCGAGGTCGGTCTCGTCGGCCCCGTCGACACCGCCGTCTCCACCGGAGGACGGCCGCCGGCCCAGGTCGCGCTGAAGCCCCGCGCCCGACTCGTGATCGCCGCCGACCTCGGCGCCTCGCACGGCCGTGTCGCCGTCACCGACCTGGTCGCCGCCCCGCTCGCCACCCGCGAAGCACGCATCGACATCGCCGCCGGCCCCGTGGAGACCCTGTCGTGGCTGGTCGCCACCATCGACGAGCTGCTCGACGAGGTCGGCCGCGCCCGACAGGACGTCATCGCCATCGGCATCGGCGTGCCCGGTCCGGTCGAGTTCTCGACCGGCCGCCCGGCGAACCCGCCGATCATGCCCGGGTGGGACGGCTTCGACGTGCCGTCGTGGCTCCGCCAGCACATCGCAGCGCACGTCCTGCTCGACAACGACGTGAACATCGCGGCCCTCGGCGAGCGGGAGCACGGCTGGCCCGACGTCGACCACCTGTTGTTCGTCAAGGTCGCCACCGGCATCGGGTCCGGCATCGTGTCGGACGGCGAACTGCAGCGCGGCGCCCAGGGCACCGCCGGTGACATCGGCCACGTGCGGGTGTCCCGCGCCGGCGACGTCCCCTGCCACTGCGGCAACACCGGGTGCCTCGAGGCGGTGGCGTCCGGTCCGGCGATCGCCCGTGCCCTGCGTGCGAAGGGGCACGACGCCCACACCGGCGCCGACGTGCTGGACCTGGTGAACCGGTCCGACCTCGACGCGATCTACGCCGTCCGACAGGCGGGCCGCGACATCGGCGAGGTGCTCGCCACGTGCGTCTCGCTCATGAACCCGTCGGTGATCGTCCTGGGCGGCTCGATCACGCAGGCCGGGGAGCACCTGCTCGCCGGCGTCCGCGAGGTCGTCTACTCGCGGTCGATGCCGCTCGCCACCGAACACCTCGTCATCGCCCAGTCGCGTGCGGGGTCACTCGCCGCACTGCAGGGTGCAGCGGCACTGGCGATCGGCTACGCACTCTCCCCCGCCGGGGTCGACGAGCTGGTCGCGTACGCCGAGGGGCGCGAGCTGGTCTCCTGA
- a CDS encoding pyridoxal phosphate-dependent aminotransferase, translated as MASRIAAIAESATLKVDAKAKALKAAGRPVISFAAGEPDFATPDHVVAAAVEAAQDPKNHRYTPATGLPELKQAIAEKTARESGITVEPSRVIVTNGGKQAVYQAFQTIVDAGDEVLLPAPYWTTYPEAIRLAGGEPVEVFAGSDQGYLVTVEQLEAARTPKTKALLFCSPSNPTGAVYTAEQTKAIGEWALEHGIWVISDEIYQDLVYDGLRFTGILDAVPALADTTILVNGVAKTYAMTGWRVGWFIGPADAVKAASNLQSHLSSNVSNVSQRAAIAALTGPQEPVAAMREAFDRRRQAIVAGLNAIPGFVTPTPQGAFYVYPDVTALLGRAWAGSTPTTTLELADLILEHAEVAVVPGEAFGPSGYLRLSYALGDDDIAEGVARLAEFFA; from the coding sequence ATCGCGTCCCGCATCGCAGCGATCGCCGAGTCCGCGACGCTCAAGGTCGACGCGAAGGCCAAGGCCCTGAAGGCCGCGGGCCGACCCGTCATCTCCTTCGCCGCCGGCGAGCCCGACTTCGCCACGCCCGACCACGTGGTCGCCGCCGCGGTCGAGGCCGCACAGGACCCGAAGAACCACCGGTACACGCCGGCGACCGGGCTTCCGGAGCTGAAGCAGGCCATCGCCGAGAAGACCGCACGCGAGTCCGGCATCACCGTCGAGCCGTCGCGGGTGATCGTCACCAACGGCGGCAAGCAGGCCGTCTACCAGGCGTTCCAAACGATCGTCGACGCCGGCGACGAGGTCCTGCTCCCCGCCCCGTACTGGACCACCTACCCCGAGGCCATCCGCCTGGCCGGCGGCGAACCGGTCGAGGTCTTCGCCGGCAGCGACCAGGGCTACCTCGTCACCGTCGAGCAGCTCGAGGCCGCGCGCACCCCGAAGACGAAGGCGCTGCTGTTCTGCTCGCCGTCGAACCCGACCGGCGCCGTGTACACCGCCGAGCAGACCAAGGCCATCGGCGAGTGGGCACTCGAGCACGGCATCTGGGTGATCAGCGACGAGATCTACCAGGACCTCGTGTACGACGGACTGCGCTTCACCGGCATCCTCGACGCCGTGCCGGCCCTCGCCGACACCACCATCCTGGTCAACGGCGTCGCGAAGACCTACGCGATGACCGGCTGGCGCGTCGGCTGGTTCATCGGCCCGGCCGACGCGGTCAAGGCCGCGTCGAACCTGCAGTCGCACCTGTCGTCGAACGTGTCGAACGTGTCCCAGCGCGCCGCGATCGCCGCCCTGACCGGGCCGCAGGAGCCGGTGGCGGCCATGCGCGAGGCCTTCGACCGCCGTCGGCAGGCCATCGTCGCCGGGCTCAACGCGATCCCGGGCTTCGTCACGCCGACCCCGCAGGGCGCCTTCTACGTCTACCCCGACGTCACCGCACTGCTCGGTCGTGCGTGGGCGGGGTCGACCCCGACGACGACCCTCGAGCTGGCCGACCTGATCCTCGAGCACGCCGAGGTCGCGGTCGTCCCGGGCGAGGCCTTCGGTCCCTCCGGGTACCTGCGCCTGTCGTACGCCCTCGGCGACGACGACATCGCCGAGGGTGTGGCCCGCCTGGCGGAGTTCTTCGCGTAG
- a CDS encoding MaoC/PaaZ C-terminal domain-containing protein — protein MTAAPATAIEVGTVVAEREVHVTRDSLVRYAGASGDFNPIHYRDDVAASVGLPGVLAHGMLTMGLAVQPVSEWLGDSGWVAGYGVRFTRPVVVDPEQGATIGIVAKVGTVDDDGRPKRIDLTVTAGGQTVLGKAQVTVTFR, from the coding sequence ATGACCGCCGCACCCGCCACCGCGATCGAGGTCGGCACGGTCGTCGCCGAGCGCGAGGTGCACGTCACCCGCGACTCGCTCGTCCGCTACGCCGGCGCTTCCGGTGACTTCAACCCGATCCACTACCGCGACGACGTCGCCGCCTCGGTCGGCCTGCCCGGCGTCCTCGCGCACGGCATGCTCACGATGGGCCTCGCCGTGCAGCCGGTCTCCGAGTGGCTCGGCGACAGCGGCTGGGTCGCGGGCTACGGCGTCCGCTTCACCCGCCCCGTCGTCGTTGACCCGGAGCAGGGCGCGACCATCGGCATCGTCGCCAAGGTCGGCACCGTCGACGACGACGGCCGACCGAAGCGCATCGACCTCACCGTGACCGCCGGCGGGCAGACCGTGCTCGGCAAGGCGCAGGTCACGGTGACGTTCCGCTGA